One segment of Mycobacterium spongiae DNA contains the following:
- the pyrF gene encoding orotidine-5'-phosphate decarboxylase, producing MRSFGARLADAKSRRGPLCLGIDPHPELLQAWGLPTTVDGLASFCDICVAAYAGFAIVKPQVAFFEAYGAAGFAVLERTIVALQAAGVLVLADAKRGDIGSTMAAYAAAWAGESPLAADAVTASPYLGFGSLRPLLEVAAGHGRGVFVLAATSNPEGATVQRATADGRTIAQVIVDHAAAANAETRPQPGSVGVVVGATVLDPPDLSTLGGPVLVPGLGVQGGRVEALAGLGGAASGQLLPVVSREVLRSGPSVAELRAAGEQILDTVAYLSTE from the coding sequence ATGAGGAGCTTCGGCGCTCGCCTCGCCGACGCGAAATCGCGCCGCGGGCCGCTGTGCCTGGGCATCGATCCGCACCCCGAGCTGCTTCAGGCCTGGGGTCTCCCGACTACCGTCGATGGGCTGGCGAGTTTTTGCGACATCTGCGTAGCCGCGTACGCCGGTTTCGCCATCGTCAAGCCGCAGGTGGCGTTTTTTGAGGCCTACGGTGCCGCGGGATTCGCCGTGCTGGAGCGCACCATCGTGGCATTGCAGGCTGCCGGAGTCCTAGTGCTGGCCGATGCCAAGCGCGGCGACATCGGTTCGACGATGGCGGCCTACGCGGCGGCCTGGGCCGGCGAGTCGCCGCTGGCCGCCGACGCCGTGACAGCATCGCCCTACCTTGGGTTCGGGTCGTTGCGCCCGCTGCTCGAGGTCGCCGCGGGCCACGGTCGAGGGGTATTCGTTTTGGCAGCCACGTCCAACCCCGAGGGCGCGACGGTGCAGCGCGCTACGGCGGACGGTCGCACGATAGCCCAGGTGATCGTCGACCACGCTGCGGCTGCCAACGCCGAGACACGACCCCAGCCCGGATCAGTCGGTGTGGTCGTTGGGGCAACGGTTCTTGATCCACCCGACCTGAGCACGCTGGGCGGACCGGTGTTGGTGCCGGGTCTGGGGGTACAGGGCGGGCGCGTTGAAGCGCTGGCGGGGCTGGGCGGGGCGGCTTCGGGGCAATTGCTGCCTGTGGTGTCGCGGGAGGTGTTGCGGTCGGGGCCGAGTGTGGCCGAGCTGCGAGCAGCGGGCGAACAGATCCTCGACACCGTTGCGTATCTCTCAACGGAGTAG